A region from the Leptolyngbya iicbica LK genome encodes:
- a CDS encoding acyltransferase family protein — MTTPASNISATSPILPDQDSAKTIEHHIPELDGLRAIAILIVVLSHTGVWPFPGHGAAGVWIFFALSGYLLTRQVLIRGFWSPRLILAFYIKRFFRIIPSFIFVIFFSMLVFKNDLDSFLMTISFRYEDTGNYLWAVRQELLFYIILPILLAPLSLKRSNLGKVSAIFLIAYLLASNLIVTATAGLPVSLRITHYVSVFLFGVLTALLMTENFYTFRSHKSYNTLNFISISLLVFFCCFNRDVATLLLGADSPLVTNYSWKNVDFFGVMSCLIIAFSHHFVFENEKELFLLSILRNKFLRLVGKYSYGIYLIHMPLIPVFVKWTQNTSLLNMPVEDNAFLNVSRFLTPMIIFLLTSLFSTVLAVLLHAFIEQPSVRFGRLMILKLGLK; from the coding sequence ATGACGACCCCTGCTTCTAATATCAGTGCTACTTCGCCGATATTGCCCGACCAAGATTCTGCCAAAACAATAGAACATCACATTCCTGAACTAGATGGTCTAAGGGCGATCGCTATTTTAATTGTTGTCCTCTCCCATACCGGGGTTTGGCCTTTTCCAGGGCACGGAGCTGCCGGTGTGTGGATCTTTTTTGCCCTTAGCGGTTATCTTCTCACGCGACAAGTTCTCATCAGGGGATTTTGGAGTCCACGCCTGATTTTGGCTTTCTATATCAAGCGTTTTTTCAGGATTATCCCCTCTTTCATTTTTGTAATTTTCTTCTCAATGCTCGTCTTCAAAAATGATCTAGATAGCTTCCTGATGACCATTTCCTTTCGCTATGAAGACACGGGAAACTATCTATGGGCAGTTAGGCAAGAATTACTTTTCTATATAATCTTACCCATCCTTCTTGCCCCTCTAAGCTTAAAGAGATCTAATTTGGGTAAAGTATCGGCTATTTTTCTGATCGCTTACCTCTTGGCCTCAAATTTAATTGTTACAGCTACGGCTGGTTTGCCAGTCTCACTACGGATAACGCACTATGTTTCTGTTTTCCTGTTTGGAGTTTTGACAGCTCTGCTTATGACGGAGAATTTCTATACGTTCAGAAGTCATAAAAGCTACAATACCTTGAATTTTATTTCAATCTCATTGCTAGTATTTTTCTGCTGTTTCAACCGAGATGTAGCCACCCTACTGTTAGGGGCAGACTCCCCTCTCGTAACAAACTATTCTTGGAAAAATGTAGATTTCTTTGGGGTGATGTCGTGTCTTATCATTGCTTTCTCTCATCATTTTGTGTTTGAAAACGAAAAGGAACTATTTTTATTGAGTATTTTGAGGAATAAGTTTCTCAGGCTAGTTGGAAAATATAGCTATGGCATTTATCTTATTCATATGCCGTTGATTCCCGTCTTTGTTAAATGGACTCAGAATACTTCTTTGCTCAATATGCCAGTAGAGGATAATGCATTCTTGAATGTGAGTAGATTTTTGACTCCTATGATCATTTTTCTACTCACATCGCTATTTTCAACTGTGCTTGCTGTATTGCTTCATGCCTTTATCGAACAACCCAGTGTGAGATTTGGAAGGTTGATGATTTTGAAGTTGGGTCTGAAATAA